GGAAACACGCAGCATGACCATCGCTGTCCTCAGCGAAAAGCAAGTACGCGATACGATGGATATTTCCGATGAAGAATTGCGGATCGAATATGACCGCAACATTGCCCAGTACCGCACGGCGGAAAAACGCGTCCTGCAACAGGCCGTTCTGATCGATCAGGCGGATGCCGAGGCCGTGAAAGCCAAAATGGATGCAGGCGCAACACTGAAAGACGCCGTCAAATCCCACACGGGTAAAACCGACGCCTATCTGGGCGAAAGTGAATTTGAACGGGCCGGATTGATCGAAAACATTGCCAATGGCGCATTTGGCGCAAAAGTTGGTGATGTCGTCGGCCCGCTCGAAACTCCGCTTGGCTGGCACATTTTGGTCCTGACCAAAATCAATGCGCCCGATACAACGCCGTTTGAAAAGGTTAAAGCCGATCTGAAAAAAGAATTGTTACAGATCCGCCTGTCCGACGAAATCCTGGCCACCGCCAACCAGATTGATGACCGACTGGCCGCCGGCGAATCACTGGACGACATTGTGAAATCAATGAATCTGGACGTGACCAAAATTGGTGCCGTTCATAACGATGGATCAACGCCGGACAAAAAAGACGGCATGACTGCGTTTGATAAAGATCGCGGTGCCATCCTCGAAACCGCATTCAGCGTCGAAGCTGGCGAAACCGCCCCGGTCATGGAAATCTCCGGCGGGCGTTTCGCGGCGGTGCGTGTTGATAACGTAACCCCCCTCTCCTACACCCCGTATGAAGAGGTGAAGGACGAAATCGCCAAAGGGTGGATGGACGACCAACGTGCCACCGCCAACCGCGACCGCGCACAGAAATTACAACAAGCTGTCGCCGGTGGTGAAAAAACGCTTGAGCAAGCGGCCAAGGATCTGGGGTTAAGCGTACAGACATTCAGCAACATCAAAGCTGGCGCAGAACCGAAAGCCCCGATGAGCACCGCCACGCTGGCCG
The window above is part of the Micavibrio aeruginosavorus ARL-13 genome. Proteins encoded here:
- a CDS encoding peptidylprolyl isomerase, which translates into the protein MMRSMREGVHSKIIKIVLFGLLTMAVFGLVLMDVGGFFRGGMGNTNVATVAGSSISSTEFQRHVQRVLSNQGITPTDAYNFGYIDQILDNEIARTVISNATVDQGVLVGDDAVAKQINTMIAPLLQSNPEASKKDILQRVLMNQGISETEFVNAIRHEIANSTLQSAIQAGGALVTRDELVALYQLRNESRSINAIILKNSDMTDIKPADEAVLTVFYDAARARYAKPETRSMTIAVLSEKQVRDTMDISDEELRIEYDRNIAQYRTAEKRVLQQAVLIDQADAEAVKAKMDAGATLKDAVKSHTGKTDAYLGESEFERAGLIENIANGAFGAKVGDVVGPLETPLGWHILVLTKINAPDTTPFEKVKADLKKELLQIRLSDEILATANQIDDRLAAGESLDDIVKSMNLDVTKIGAVHNDGSTPDKKDGMTAFDKDRGAILETAFSVEAGETAPVMEISGGRFAAVRVDNVTPLSYTPYEEVKDEIAKGWMDDQRATANRDRAQKLQQAVAGGEKTLEQAAKDLGLSVQTFSNIKAGAEPKAPMSTATLAALFDGVQGETMMAPVDGGFMVGTITAINIPVADKISDQDLRPISDSITRTAGNEFMAVYVQHLEDKYGVKINRRMLDLMFGPESGTVAQ